A single genomic interval of Aedes aegypti strain LVP_AGWG chromosome 1, AaegL5.0 Primary Assembly, whole genome shotgun sequence harbors:
- the LOC110674695 gene encoding histone H3-like, producing the protein RKQPVTKVARKSAPATGGVKKPYRYRPGTVALREIRRYQNSTELLIDKLYFQRLVREIAQDFKTDLRLHSLASWPSRKRARPIFEGTNMCAIHAKRVTIM; encoded by the coding sequence cgcaagcagccggtcacgaaagtcgctcgcaagagcgccccagccaccggaggagtcaagaagccgtatcgctatcggccaggaacggtcgctctgcgtgagatccgtcgctaccagaattctacggagctgctgatcgacaagttgtatttccagcgcctggtccgtgaaatcgctcaggacttcaagaccgatttgcgattacacagcttggcgtcatggcccagcaggaagcgagcgaggcctatctttgagggtactaacatgtgcgcgatccacgccaagcgtgtcaccatcatg